A section of the Clostridium sp. TW13 genome encodes:
- the queG gene encoding tRNA epoxyqueuosine(34) reductase QueG produces the protein MKQGIINFCSSIGLSEVGFMKCRRFEELRTFYEERKKLNIENEFEEQDIDTRINPMHYMEEGKTIICIAFPYHHNEEYIDNGFSVYTRGTDYHRVVNNYLNKICAYIQEQGGKAIPLVDSNTLPERYIAALCGVGFIGKNNMLINKRYGSYVFLGEIITDLELVDEKEEKHFKAFDGCGECELCYNACPTKAINKNRKNPNICLSYITQKKDIDEKWFKILGGRIFGCDSCQKACLYNQNKEYSNIEEFKQLEFMKNIDEDKMISLNNAEFNSTIKHTSCGWRGKNTIIRNTLIRKAIFKRESIKDIKLNSPNLQRYYNRLLDGSEL, from the coding sequence GTGAAACAAGGCATAATAAACTTCTGTAGCAGCATAGGATTATCGGAAGTTGGCTTTATGAAGTGTAGAAGATTTGAAGAACTGAGAACATTTTATGAGGAAAGAAAAAAACTTAATATTGAAAATGAGTTTGAAGAACAAGATATAGACACTAGAATCAACCCTATGCATTACATGGAGGAAGGAAAAACTATAATATGTATTGCCTTTCCCTATCATCATAATGAAGAATATATAGATAATGGATTTTCTGTATATACTAGAGGAACTGATTATCATAGAGTGGTAAATAATTATTTAAATAAAATATGTGCATATATTCAAGAACAAGGAGGGAAAGCTATACCTTTAGTAGATAGCAATACCTTACCTGAAAGATACATAGCAGCTTTATGCGGAGTTGGTTTTATAGGAAAAAACAATATGCTAATAAATAAAAGGTATGGTTCTTATGTTTTTCTTGGAGAAATCATAACTGATTTAGAATTAGTTGATGAAAAGGAAGAAAAGCATTTTAAAGCATTTGATGGCTGTGGTGAATGTGAGTTATGCTATAATGCATGTCCGACAAAAGCGATTAATAAGAATAGGAAGAATCCTAATATATGTTTATCTTACATAACCCAAAAGAAAGATATAGATGAAAAGTGGTTCAAAATTTTAGGTGGAAGAATTTTTGGTTGTGATTCATGTCAAAAGGCATGTCTATATAATCAGAATAAAGAGTATTCAAATATTGAAGAATTTAAGCAATTAGAGTTTATGAAAAACATAGATGAAGATAAAATGATTAGTCTTAATAATGCTGAATTTAATAGTACAATAAAGCATACTTCTTGTGGTTGGAGAGGAAAGAATACAATTATAAGAAATACTTTAATAAGAAAAGCAATTTTTAAAAGAGAAAGTATAAAGGATATAAAACTTAACTCACCAAATTTACAAAGGTATTATAATAGACTTTTAGATGGAAGTGAATTATAA